The following are from one region of the Lacinutrix sp. Bg11-31 genome:
- a CDS encoding LexA family transcriptional regulator, with translation MIAHKQGSLTFFTPESIDGSAGQFFDTGISAGFPSPADDFKEHRLSLDEELVKNKEATFYARVSGQSMIGAGLDDNDLLVIDRSLEPQNNKIAVCFLDGEFTVKRLRVTKDEVWLQPENPDYPIINITEDNNFLIWGIVTNVIKKV, from the coding sequence ATGATAGCGCACAAACAAGGAAGCTTAACCTTCTTTACACCAGAAAGCATAGATGGATCTGCAGGTCAGTTTTTCGATACAGGTATTTCGGCAGGATTTCCATCTCCAGCAGACGATTTTAAAGAGCATCGTTTGTCTTTAGATGAAGAGCTTGTAAAAAATAAAGAAGCAACCTTTTATGCTAGAGTTAGTGGGCAATCTATGATTGGTGCAGGTTTAGATGATAACGATTTATTAGTAATAGATAGAAGTTTAGAGCCACAAAACAACAAAATTGCTGTTTGCTTTCTTGATGGCGAGTTTACCGTAAAGCGTTTAAGAGTCACTAAAGATGAGGTTTGGTTACAGCCAGAAAATCCAGATTATCCTATTATAAATATTACTGAAGATAACAACTTCTTAATTTGGGGCATTGTAACTAATGTAATTAAAAAGGTATAA
- a CDS encoding Y-family DNA polymerase — translation MFALVDCNNFYASCERVFNPNLQGKPVAILSNNDGCVIARSDEAKDLNLPMGAPIFKWESFCKANGIHVLSSNYPLYGDMSSRVMEILKQFSPDIEVYSIDESFLEFKGFDNYNFNDYGNQMRKRILKWTGIPTCVGVAPTKALCKVANKVARKFPKETNGVYVIDSDEKRIKALKWIKIDAVWGIGRRLSKRLKAKGCNTAYDFTQLPDAWVKSNFSIIESRLKRDLEGIPTLKLDEYDTVKKAIATTRSFEYTYSDIDNIKERVSTFATSCAEKLRKQGSTCHVIVVSISSDRHKSGAEQHSVSVSVNLSSPTNSSLIISSCAVSAVKSIFKEGIKYKRAGVVVTGLVSEDSFQLNLFDTQNPKHQPLMQSIDFLNAKFKGNKIKLGSQDLKRTWKMRQERLSPKYTTNINDIIVVK, via the coding sequence ATGTTTGCACTTGTAGATTGTAATAATTTCTATGCTTCTTGCGAACGTGTTTTTAACCCTAATTTACAAGGTAAACCAGTTGCTATTTTAAGTAATAACGACGGTTGTGTTATCGCACGAAGTGACGAAGCCAAAGATTTAAACCTGCCAATGGGAGCGCCTATTTTTAAATGGGAAAGCTTCTGTAAGGCTAATGGTATACATGTTTTATCCTCAAATTACCCATTGTATGGAGACATGAGCAGTCGCGTTATGGAAATACTAAAGCAGTTTTCTCCAGACATCGAGGTGTATAGTATAGACGAATCTTTTTTAGAATTTAAAGGCTTCGATAATTACAATTTTAACGATTACGGAAACCAAATGCGAAAGCGCATTTTAAAATGGACAGGTATTCCAACCTGTGTTGGTGTTGCACCAACAAAAGCGCTTTGTAAAGTAGCAAATAAGGTTGCTAGAAAATTCCCAAAAGAGACTAATGGTGTTTATGTTATAGATTCTGACGAGAAAAGAATTAAAGCGCTTAAATGGATTAAAATTGATGCTGTTTGGGGTATTGGACGTCGTTTAAGCAAACGTTTAAAAGCAAAAGGCTGTAATACTGCTTACGATTTTACACAATTACCAGATGCTTGGGTGAAAAGTAATTTTTCTATAATAGAATCCCGATTAAAACGCGATTTAGAAGGTATTCCAACACTTAAGTTAGACGAGTACGATACCGTAAAAAAAGCAATTGCTACCACACGAAGTTTCGAGTATACGTATTCCGATATCGATAATATAAAAGAGCGAGTATCGACTTTTGCAACCAGTTGTGCCGAAAAATTACGCAAACAAGGCTCCACTTGTCATGTTATTGTTGTAAGTATAAGTAGCGATAGGCACAAATCAGGTGCGGAGCAACATAGTGTAAGTGTGAGCGTTAATTTATCGAGTCCAACAAATTCATCTTTAATTATAAGTAGCTGTGCTGTGAGTGCTGTTAAGTCAATTTTTAAGGAAGGTATAAAATACAAACGCGCAGGAGTTGTGGTTACAGGTTTGGTTTCAGAGGATAGTTTTCAGCTAAATTTATTCGATACGCAAAACCCAAAACATCAACCATTAATGCAATCTATAGATTTTTTAAATGCTAAGTTTAAAGGCAATAAAATAAAATTAGGAAGTCAAGATTTAAAACGCACTTGGAAAATGCGTCAAGAGCGTTTATCTCCAAAATACACCACTAATATTAACGATATTATAGTGGTAAAGTAA